A genomic window from Hyla sarda isolate aHylSar1 chromosome 8, aHylSar1.hap1, whole genome shotgun sequence includes:
- the LOC130284197 gene encoding parvalbumin, thymic CPV3-like, whose amino-acid sequence MTLTEILSASDIAAALRECQAPDSFNYKKFFQTCGLTKKTATQVKEVFRIVDNDQSGFVEVEELKFFLQRFDSSARVLTTTETRDFMAAADHDGDGKIGADEFQEMVHS is encoded by the exons ATGACCCTCACCGAAATCCTCAGTGCTTCTGACATTGCTGCTGCCCTGAGGGAGTGCCAAG CTCCTGACTCCTTCAATTATAAAAAATTCTTCCAAACCTGTGGGCTGACTAAAAAGACAGCCACCCAAGTGAAAGAGGTCTTCCGGATTGTAGATAATGATCAGAGCGGGTTTGTTGAAGTGGAAGAGCTCAA GTTCTTCCTCCAGCGTTTTGACTCAAGCGCCAGAGTGCTGACTACCACAGAAACTAGAGACTTTATGGCTGCCGCTGACCATGATGGGGATGGGAAAATCGGAGCTGATG